A window of Pedobacter lusitanus contains these coding sequences:
- the rhaT gene encoding L-rhamnose/proton symporter RhaT, whose amino-acid sequence MQVILGVIFHFIGGFASGSFYIPFKKVKGWAWESYWITGGIFSWLIVPPLAAYFTIPGFGEIIRHTQGTIIWPTYLFGVLWGIGGLTYGLGVRFLGVSLGSSVILGLCSIFGALLPSVYYDFYPKSGKDTFSQLISTAWGQWVIAGLLVCILGIVLCGKAGWRREKELVKEQDDSAPGNEFSIGKGLLVAIISGILSACFAFGIDAGKDMAHEADSLWKTMHPGQGGFLFQNNVTYVVLLWGGLTTNLIWCLILNARNKTFSDYRNKSTPLLSNYIFCALAGTSWFLQFFFYGMGESKLGNGASSWILHMAFIILVANIWGLVLKEWKAVSRPTLFMILSGIVLIITSIVVVGYGNSIK is encoded by the coding sequence ATGCAGGTCATTCTAGGGGTAATATTCCATTTTATCGGAGGTTTTGCCTCTGGCAGTTTTTATATACCCTTTAAGAAAGTTAAAGGCTGGGCCTGGGAAAGTTACTGGATAACGGGAGGAATTTTCTCCTGGTTAATTGTTCCGCCACTTGCCGCTTATTTCACAATTCCCGGATTTGGGGAAATCATCAGACATACACAGGGAACAATTATCTGGCCTACTTATTTATTTGGCGTACTTTGGGGAATTGGCGGTCTGACCTATGGTTTAGGTGTCAGATTTCTTGGCGTATCACTGGGCAGCTCTGTGATTCTGGGGCTTTGTTCAATTTTCGGAGCATTGCTTCCTTCTGTATATTATGATTTTTATCCAAAATCGGGGAAAGATACTTTCTCGCAATTAATCAGTACAGCATGGGGACAATGGGTTATTGCAGGATTACTGGTTTGTATTCTGGGTATTGTATTGTGCGGAAAAGCCGGATGGAGAAGAGAGAAAGAGCTTGTTAAAGAACAAGATGATTCAGCTCCTGGAAATGAGTTCAGCATAGGAAAAGGATTACTGGTTGCTATTATTTCCGGAATTCTCAGTGCCTGCTTCGCTTTTGGAATAGATGCCGGAAAAGATATGGCACATGAAGCTGATTCTCTCTGGAAAACCATGCATCCCGGGCAGGGCGGATTTCTGTTTCAGAATAATGTTACCTATGTGGTTTTATTATGGGGAGGATTAACAACTAATCTGATCTGGTGTCTGATCCTGAATGCCCGGAACAAAACTTTTAGTGATTATCGCAATAAAAGCACACCTCTTTTATCCAATTATATTTTTTGCGCACTGGCAGGTACTTCCTGGTTTCTTCAGTTCTTTTTTTACGGTATGGGAGAAAGTAAGCTGGGCAATGGAGCAAGTTCATGGATTCTGCATATGGCCTTTATTATTCTGGTAGCTAATATATGGGGACTGGTATTAAAAGAATGGAAAGCAGTAAGTAGGCCAACCCTTTTTATGATTCTGTCTGGAATTGTATTGATTATCACCTCGATAGTTGTTGTGGGCTATGGGAATTCTATTAAATAA
- a CDS encoding GNAT family N-acetyltransferase, producing MKEIYDDIVTPRLLLRLISAEAVRACLNNDIGSAERILGVSITEDISAHLSGFRYGQKQLKTDPLYQRWSARAIVLSDQMTMIGLIRFHSRPDPEYIYEYGRDAAELGYRIFAAYRQRGYATEAVKAIMDWAQQEFGTSRFLASVSPDNIPSLRLVSHFGFKKVDEIMDDIDGIEQVFLRIADKK from the coding sequence ATGAAAGAGATTTACGATGATATAGTTACTCCCCGGTTATTATTGCGTCTGATCAGTGCAGAAGCGGTCAGAGCCTGTTTGAATAATGACATTGGCTCTGCTGAACGAATTCTTGGCGTGTCAATCACTGAGGATATTTCAGCTCATCTCAGCGGCTTTAGATACGGTCAGAAACAATTGAAAACAGATCCGCTGTATCAGCGCTGGTCAGCAAGGGCAATTGTATTGTCAGATCAAATGACCATGATTGGTCTTATCCGTTTTCACAGCAGACCTGATCCGGAATACATTTATGAATATGGGAGAGATGCTGCTGAACTGGGATATCGTATATTTGCTGCTTACCGTCAGCGTGGCTATGCAACAGAAGCAGTAAAGGCTATAATGGACTGGGCACAGCAGGAATTTGGGACCTCACGTTTCCTCGCTTCTGTATCTCCTGATAATATACCCTCTCTGCGGCTTGTTTCTCATTTTGGTTTTAAGAAAGTAGACGAGATAATGGACGATATTGATGGTATAGAACAGGTGTTTTTGCGCATTGCCGATAAAAAATAA
- a CDS encoding quinone oxidoreductase family protein — MKALTFSSFGGSEVLKYSEVPVPILKEGEILLEMKAIGLNFADIYRRKGNYHLTGEPPYIAGYEGAGIVADANHHPDFKIGDRVAFADVPFANAEYVAVPVSHALPLPEDISFETAAGVLLQGLTAQYLATDSHQVKAGEIVLVHAAAGGVGQLLTQIIKAMGGTVIGLTSSEEKAAVAMENGADQVYLYRDNWKKQVILFAAGGVDVVYDSIGNTLQDSFNVTRDCGQVVFFGMSGGDPAFVDPRMLMDGSKTLTGGDLWSYLTSREERIKRSGQLFEWIRTKKINWAEPTIFKLEEGKSAHDFLESRKSTGKIILIP, encoded by the coding sequence ATGAAGGCATTAACGTTTTCCAGCTTTGGCGGTTCAGAGGTTTTAAAGTATTCAGAAGTACCAGTGCCAATTCTGAAGGAAGGAGAGATTTTATTGGAAATGAAGGCTATAGGGCTGAATTTTGCTGATATTTATCGTAGAAAAGGGAATTATCATCTAACCGGAGAACCACCTTATATTGCTGGTTATGAAGGAGCAGGAATCGTTGCAGATGCAAATCATCATCCAGACTTTAAAATTGGTGACCGCGTAGCTTTTGCTGATGTACCTTTTGCCAATGCAGAGTATGTTGCGGTACCTGTGAGCCATGCTTTACCTCTGCCAGAGGATATAAGTTTTGAAACAGCTGCTGGTGTTTTGCTGCAGGGATTAACTGCACAATATCTGGCTACTGACAGTCATCAGGTTAAAGCCGGTGAGATTGTATTGGTTCATGCCGCTGCAGGTGGGGTAGGTCAGTTGCTAACGCAAATCATTAAGGCCATGGGTGGGACTGTTATCGGTCTGACATCTTCTGAAGAAAAAGCAGCTGTTGCAATGGAAAATGGAGCTGACCAGGTTTATCTGTATCGTGATAACTGGAAGAAGCAGGTTATTTTATTTGCCGCCGGAGGTGTGGATGTAGTTTATGATAGCATAGGCAATACTTTACAGGATAGCTTTAATGTGACCAGAGACTGCGGTCAGGTCGTGTTTTTTGGGATGAGCGGAGGCGATCCGGCATTTGTAGATCCCAGAATGCTGATGGATGGATCCAAAACATTAACCGGAGGCGATTTGTGGAGTTATCTGACTTCAAGGGAAGAAAGAATAAAAAGATCCGGCCAGCTATTTGAATGGATCAGAACTAAAAAGATCAACTGGGCTGAACCCACAATTTTTAAGCTGGAAGAAGGAAAATCTGCCCATGACTTTTTAGAAAGCAGAAAGAGTACAGGAAAGATAATTTTGATTCCTTAA
- a CDS encoding type 1 glutamine amidotransferase domain-containing protein produces MKNKILIVAILMITGHSMFNHIQAQTAKPETKHQKILFVVSSHDKKGSTGEPTGYYLSEVSHPWEILKNAGYEIDFVSPKGGKAPVDGFDLTDRVNAEFWNDKVYHEKVEHTMKPSEINPNDYVAIHFAGGHGAMWDFADNTALASIAGKIYENGGIVSAVCHGPAGLVNIKLSNGKYLVDGKKINGFTNEEEKAVKLENVVPFSLEDKLIERGAKFEKSGLWQSHVVTDQRLITGQNPQSAKAVGEAVLAGLQ; encoded by the coding sequence ATGAAAAATAAGATCTTAATCGTAGCAATACTAATGATAACTGGTCATAGTATGTTTAACCACATACAGGCACAGACAGCCAAACCTGAAACAAAGCATCAGAAAATTCTGTTTGTAGTTTCAAGTCATGACAAAAAAGGGAGTACCGGAGAACCAACCGGATATTACCTGTCAGAAGTTTCACATCCATGGGAAATATTGAAAAATGCAGGTTATGAAATTGATTTTGTAAGTCCTAAGGGTGGAAAAGCACCAGTTGATGGCTTTGATCTGACAGATAGAGTAAATGCTGAATTCTGGAACGACAAAGTATATCATGAAAAGGTGGAGCATACCATGAAACCTTCTGAAATCAATCCGAACGATTATGTGGCTATACATTTTGCCGGTGGGCATGGTGCAATGTGGGACTTTGCAGATAACACTGCTCTTGCGTCAATTGCAGGTAAAATTTATGAAAATGGAGGTATAGTAAGTGCAGTTTGTCACGGCCCTGCCGGACTGGTAAATATTAAACTGAGCAATGGTAAATACCTGGTAGACGGAAAAAAAATAAACGGTTTTACCAACGAAGAAGAAAAAGCAGTGAAGCTAGAAAATGTAGTTCCTTTTTCACTGGAAGATAAGTTGATTGAAAGAGGAGCAAAGTTTGAAAAATCAGGACTATGGCAAAGCCATGTGGTTACTGATCAGCGTTTAATAACAGGACAAAATCCACAATCCGCAAAAGCAGTAGGAGAGGCAGTTTTAGCCGGACTTCAGTAA
- a CDS encoding NAD(P)H-dependent flavin oxidoreductase: MWYKTKASEILGIQYPILQGPFGGNLSSVELVATVSNLGGLGGYGAYTLSPQEIIDADRQIRDATNKPYNINLWVSDSDTDIIADEQYESTRTLFQPYFDELGIALPEKPGPFQTRFENQMEVILDIRPQVFSFMFGVPSADVLEQCRRLKIVTIGTATTLDEAIFLENEGVDMVIASGFEAGGHRTSFLAPAESSLTGTFVLLQLIKEKVKIPVIAAGGIANGKGIAAAMTLGADAAQIGTAFLATDESNALPVHRQMLFSDAARYTTLSRAYTGRLGRGITSRIARDTVHREADILPFPLQSTFMSPLRKAAIAQEKWDMIFFWGGQIAPLLKHTKARELMESLIEETSAYLRG; encoded by the coding sequence ATGTGGTATAAAACAAAAGCGTCTGAAATATTGGGAATTCAATATCCGATCCTGCAAGGCCCATTTGGAGGAAACCTCTCCTCTGTTGAACTGGTAGCAACAGTATCGAACCTGGGCGGCTTAGGTGGCTATGGCGCTTACACGTTAAGTCCGCAGGAAATCATTGATGCAGACCGGCAGATCAGGGACGCAACCAACAAACCTTACAATATCAATTTATGGGTCTCCGATAGTGATACAGATATAATAGCTGATGAACAATATGAAAGCACGAGAACGCTATTCCAACCTTACTTTGATGAGCTTGGAATAGCATTACCGGAAAAACCCGGCCCCTTTCAAACACGTTTTGAAAACCAGATGGAAGTGATACTGGATATTCGTCCTCAGGTTTTCAGCTTTATGTTTGGTGTGCCATCGGCAGATGTGTTAGAACAATGCCGCAGGTTAAAAATTGTGACTATTGGAACAGCAACGACACTGGATGAAGCAATTTTTCTGGAAAATGAAGGTGTGGATATGGTTATCGCTTCAGGTTTTGAAGCTGGTGGTCACCGGACTTCATTCCTTGCTCCTGCAGAATCCTCTCTTACTGGTACATTTGTCTTGCTGCAGCTTATTAAAGAAAAAGTTAAGATTCCTGTCATTGCTGCGGGTGGTATCGCGAATGGTAAGGGTATTGCGGCTGCAATGACATTAGGTGCTGATGCAGCTCAGATTGGCACTGCATTTCTGGCTACAGACGAATCAAATGCGCTGCCTGTTCACAGACAAATGTTATTCTCAGATGCAGCCAGATACACTACCCTTTCACGAGCCTATACCGGCAGATTAGGCCGGGGAATTACCAGTCGAATAGCCAGAGATACGGTCCATAGAGAAGCGGATATACTGCCATTTCCTTTGCAAAGCACTTTTATGTCGCCTTTGCGAAAAGCAGCAATAGCACAGGAAAAATGGGATATGATTTTTTTTTGGGGAGGACAAATTGCTCCGTTACTAAAACATACCAAAGCCCGTGAGCTGATGGAATCTTTGATTGAGGAGACTAGTGCTTATTTAAGGGGATAA
- a CDS encoding TMEM175 family protein produces the protein MMHKGRLEAFSDGVFAIIITIMVLELKVPHGGNDLRALIPMIPVFISYVLSFVYVGIYWNNHHHMMQAAKSVNGRILWSNLYLLFWLSLIPFATAWMGENHFSQWPMALYGFVMVMNAFAYSILSNSLIKHEGKNSNLSKAIGKGTKGMISVACYLTAIVLSMVNPWISFGLYVLVAVIWFIPDSRIEKSMAQD, from the coding sequence ATGATGCATAAAGGACGATTGGAAGCTTTTAGTGATGGCGTTTTTGCCATCATTATTACAATTATGGTACTGGAACTGAAAGTGCCGCATGGAGGCAATGATCTCAGAGCCCTGATCCCGATGATCCCTGTATTTATCAGTTATGTGCTGAGTTTCGTTTATGTTGGGATCTACTGGAATAATCATCACCATATGATGCAGGCAGCAAAGTCTGTGAACGGCCGTATTTTATGGTCTAATTTATACTTGTTGTTCTGGCTGTCGCTTATCCCTTTTGCTACCGCATGGATGGGTGAAAACCATTTTAGTCAATGGCCGATGGCTCTTTATGGCTTTGTAATGGTGATGAATGCATTTGCCTATTCTATTTTATCAAATTCTCTGATTAAACATGAAGGGAAAAACTCAAATCTGAGTAAAGCGATAGGAAAGGGGACGAAAGGAATGATTTCAGTTGCGTGTTATCTCACGGCGATTGTTTTGTCTATGGTTAATCCATGGATCAGTTTCGGTTTATATGTACTGGTTGCTGTCATCTGGTTTATACCGGATTCCAGAATTGAAAAAAGTATGGCGCAAGACTAG
- a CDS encoding nuclear transport factor 2 family protein → METKKSDQTAISQALQDYYFKGIYEGNVDMLSQVFNPGALLFGDVKGLPYAKTLIDYLDAVANRQSPKDLASPFKGDIVAINVIQSIAIAEVKVKMYDFNYHEFLSFHKIDSKWLIVNKMISDVNK, encoded by the coding sequence ATGGAAACTAAAAAAAGTGACCAGACAGCTATTTCACAAGCACTTCAGGACTATTATTTTAAAGGGATATATGAAGGTAATGTGGATATGCTGAGCCAGGTGTTTAATCCCGGCGCGCTATTGTTTGGCGATGTTAAGGGGCTGCCTTATGCTAAAACACTGATTGATTATCTCGATGCCGTTGCAAACCGCCAGAGTCCGAAAGACCTGGCCAGCCCATTTAAGGGCGATATAGTGGCTATCAATGTTATTCAATCCATTGCCATAGCAGAAGTAAAAGTAAAAATGTATGATTTTAACTATCATGAGTTCTTATCTTTTCATAAAATTGATAGTAAATGGCTCATTGTAAATAAAATGATCAGTGACGTTAACAAATAA
- a CDS encoding Crp/Fnr family transcriptional regulator encodes MEHPLRQHLEKIIPLTDTEFTYVLSHFTTKKLRKHQFLVQEGDTVFNEYLVIKGCLKAYHTDSDDKEHILQFALEDWWITDFQAYFNQTKATINIDCIEDCELLILSMENKEKLCNEIHGIANFFRKKSNGGYVALQQRILLLLNKNPQDRYNGFIRLNRLLVQRVPKTLIAAYLGVSRETLSRLSHP; translated from the coding sequence ATGGAACATCCTTTAAGACAGCATTTAGAAAAAATTATCCCGCTTACTGACACGGAATTTACTTATGTGCTGTCACACTTTACTACTAAAAAACTACGTAAACACCAGTTTCTGGTGCAGGAAGGTGATACCGTATTCAATGAATACCTGGTTATCAAAGGCTGTTTGAAAGCATATCATACAGATTCAGATGATAAAGAACATATTCTGCAGTTTGCTTTGGAAGACTGGTGGATAACTGATTTTCAGGCATATTTCAACCAGACCAAAGCGACGATTAATATCGACTGTATTGAAGACTGTGAGTTACTGATTCTTTCTATGGAAAACAAAGAAAAGCTTTGTAATGAGATTCATGGTATAGCCAATTTCTTCCGTAAGAAATCCAATGGGGGCTATGTTGCTTTGCAGCAGCGCATTTTATTATTACTTAACAAGAATCCTCAGGACCGGTATAACGGCTTTATTCGTCTGAACCGCCTGTTGGTCCAGCGTGTCCCTAAAACTTTAATAGCCGCTTATTTAGGTGTATCCAGAGAAACGCTGAGCCGGTTAAGCCATCCATAG
- a CDS encoding tautomerase family protein, with protein sequence MPYIKIEVTREGVTREQKQILIKGVTDLVSNTLNKDPHLTHVVIKEIDLDNWGYAGDQVSVLREKSVTADKK encoded by the coding sequence ATGCCATACATTAAAATAGAAGTAACCCGCGAAGGCGTTACAAGAGAACAAAAACAAATACTCATCAAAGGGGTAACTGACCTGGTTAGCAATACACTTAATAAAGATCCGCACCTGACACATGTGGTCATTAAAGAAATTGATCTGGATAACTGGGGTTATGCAGGTGATCAGGTGTCAGTATTAAGAGAAAAAAGTGTAACAGCTGATAAAAAATAA
- a CDS encoding Crp/Fnr family transcriptional regulator, whose product MLPEEILKDHIAKTVSLTDDQYSYVFSHFKLKSFKKGQTIIAAGDKVDSEYFVLSGCLKSFYLNDDLKMFILQFAMPTWWASDFNALYSNSRATINLDCITDAEVFCLSNEDREKLCKELHPMEYFFRWRTNKGYVASQKRLLSLMNDNVRSRYEDLMKLYPELYNMVPKNLIAAYLGVSRETLSRLYQHGK is encoded by the coding sequence ATGTTACCTGAAGAAATCTTAAAAGATCATATCGCAAAAACAGTATCCTTAACTGACGATCAGTACAGTTATGTTTTTTCACATTTTAAACTAAAATCGTTTAAAAAAGGACAAACCATTATAGCTGCCGGTGACAAAGTGGACAGTGAGTATTTTGTGCTTTCAGGATGCCTGAAGTCTTTTTATCTTAATGATGATCTTAAAATGTTTATCCTTCAGTTTGCAATGCCTACCTGGTGGGCTTCGGATTTCAATGCACTTTACAGTAATTCCAGAGCAACTATCAATTTAGATTGCATTACTGATGCTGAAGTATTCTGCTTATCAAATGAGGACCGGGAAAAGCTTTGTAAAGAATTGCATCCTATGGAATATTTTTTCCGCTGGCGTACCAACAAAGGTTATGTCGCCAGCCAGAAAAGGCTGCTTTCACTGATGAATGATAACGTCAGAAGTCGTTATGAGGACCTCATGAAACTTTACCCCGAACTTTATAATATGGTACCTAAAAACCTGATTGCTGCATATCTTGGTGTTTCAAGAGAAACACTAAGCCGCCTCTATCAGCACGGGAAGTGA
- a CDS encoding SDR family NAD(P)-dependent oxidoreductase: protein MKKQTIIVTGASSGIGKEIADYFLKKGDNVVINSSSQDKLEKAYRELGGGENLVMIAGNVSDKTTGKRLVSAAIEKFGSADVLINNAGIFETKAFLEVDEAYLDRFLDTNLKGTFFTTQAVIPQMVKQHGGVVINIGTPLVDHALGGAPATAPISSKGAIHALTLQLAAEFSKNNIRVNTVAPGVIRTPMHGEDADQSAGIHLLNRIGEVEDIAEMVYTIAKSNFISGAIINVDGGMGAGHNLN from the coding sequence ATGAAAAAACAAACGATTATCGTTACCGGAGCATCTTCCGGCATTGGAAAAGAGATAGCAGACTACTTTTTAAAAAAGGGAGATAACGTAGTGATTAATTCCAGCTCACAGGATAAACTGGAAAAAGCATATCGGGAACTTGGCGGAGGTGAGAACCTGGTTATGATAGCCGGCAATGTAAGTGATAAGACAACCGGCAAAAGATTAGTTTCAGCTGCAATTGAAAAATTCGGCTCGGCAGACGTATTGATCAACAATGCAGGTATTTTCGAAACCAAAGCATTTCTGGAAGTTGATGAAGCTTATCTTGACCGCTTTCTGGATACTAACCTGAAAGGTACATTTTTCACAACACAGGCCGTAATTCCGCAAATGGTTAAACAACATGGAGGTGTGGTCATCAACATTGGTACACCTCTTGTTGATCACGCACTGGGCGGAGCACCCGCAACTGCACCAATCTCAAGCAAGGGAGCTATTCATGCGCTTACACTGCAATTAGCTGCCGAATTCAGTAAAAACAATATTCGTGTCAATACTGTTGCTCCTGGTGTTATCCGGACACCAATGCATGGCGAAGATGCAGATCAAAGTGCAGGTATACATTTATTGAACCGCATTGGTGAGGTAGAAGACATCGCGGAAATGGTTTATACCATAGCCAAAAGTAATTTTATCAGTGGCGCGATCATCAATGTAGATGGAGGTATGGGGGCAGGACACAACTTAAATTGA
- a CDS encoding LytR/AlgR family response regulator transcription factor: protein MMLNCVIIEDEDHAVELLTDHIQNMPNLNLLKVYLQPIIAMTEIKEEDNIDILFLDINMPGISGMDLAKILRSKTRFLIFTTAYHEYAVEAFELEADQYIIKPITFPKFTMAIEKIIRKIGKESLAPVIPKSEIFIKTGVMNKVTKVNPADVVYLEAKDNYIIVHTDKDSIITYLTLKEALQTLNQLENLIQVQKSFVIARNRIGIVEGNVIIMDKGVQIPIGNTYRKSFFDYVKQNTLISGRIKSAKQL from the coding sequence ATGATGTTAAACTGCGTTATCATAGAAGATGAGGACCATGCTGTTGAATTGCTGACAGACCACATCCAGAACATGCCTAACCTAAATCTGCTGAAAGTTTATCTTCAGCCGATAATAGCCATGACTGAAATAAAGGAAGAAGACAATATCGATATTCTTTTTCTCGACATTAATATGCCCGGTATATCAGGAATGGATCTGGCAAAAATCCTGAGATCAAAAACCCGCTTTCTGATATTCACCACTGCTTATCATGAATATGCTGTAGAAGCATTTGAGCTTGAAGCAGACCAGTACATCATTAAGCCAATTACTTTCCCAAAGTTTACCATGGCTATTGAGAAGATTATCCGGAAAATCGGTAAAGAATCTCTTGCTCCGGTAATCCCTAAATCAGAGATATTCATTAAAACAGGAGTAATGAATAAAGTGACCAAGGTAAATCCGGCAGATGTAGTCTATCTGGAAGCAAAGGACAATTATATCATTGTTCATACAGATAAGGATAGTATTATTACCTATCTGACATTAAAAGAGGCTCTCCAGACATTAAATCAACTGGAGAACCTGATACAGGTACAAAAATCATTTGTTATTGCCCGAAACAGAATAGGCATTGTGGAAGGGAATGTTATTATTATGGATAAAGGCGTTCAGATCCCCATAGGAAACACATACCGCAAATCATTCTTTGATTATGTAAAACAAAACACTTTAATCTCAGGGAGAATTAAATCCGCTAAGCAGTTATAG
- a CDS encoding YceI family protein codes for METQKFEISGTQSHLDWVGRKVTGAHHGTIDVKAGSLILTGGKLTGGEFIIDTASIKILDVTDPATNAQFAGHLASEDFFSSEKYPEALLCIISVSENQIEAHLTIKGITHPISFTAIVNVDGDMLFASGKLVIDRTRYDMKFRSGNFFKDLGDTLIYNDFDLDVKVTARAVKENILA; via the coding sequence ATGGAAACTCAAAAATTTGAAATCTCAGGTACCCAAAGTCACCTGGACTGGGTAGGCAGAAAAGTTACCGGCGCGCATCATGGAACCATCGATGTTAAAGCGGGTTCACTAATTTTAACAGGTGGCAAACTTACCGGCGGTGAATTTATTATTGACACCGCTTCTATCAAAATTCTGGACGTAACCGATCCTGCCACGAATGCACAGTTTGCAGGCCATCTGGCTTCAGAAGACTTCTTCTCCAGTGAAAAATACCCCGAAGCATTACTCTGCATCATTTCTGTATCAGAAAACCAGATTGAAGCTCATCTGACCATCAAGGGCATTACTCACCCGATCAGTTTCACCGCTATTGTAAATGTTGACGGGGATATGCTTTTTGCATCCGGAAAACTGGTTATAGACCGTACCAGATACGATATGAAATTCCGTTCAGGAAATTTCTTTAAAGACCTTGGCGATACGCTGATCTATAATGATTTTGACCTTGATGTAAAAGTTACTGCAAGAGCCGTAAAAGAGAATATTTTAGCTTAA